A stretch of Bacillus pseudomycoides DNA encodes these proteins:
- a CDS encoding DUF420 domain-containing protein gives MDRLNTQKSYAPIVITLSVIVNAIILFLFFGPVGYKGEVHFDVTILPMLNAIFNSFTFVFLLAALFSIIKKNVKMHRGFILAAFTTTLLFCVSYLTYHYLAPATHFGGEGIIKYVYFIILITHIFLAAIIVPLALFALVYGFTNQLTRHRKIVRWTMPIWLYVSLSGVIVYLMISPYYQ, from the coding sequence ATGGATCGATTAAATACTCAGAAGAGCTATGCTCCTATTGTGATAACGCTTTCTGTGATCGTCAATGCGATTATTTTATTTTTGTTTTTTGGACCTGTTGGCTACAAAGGAGAGGTGCATTTTGATGTAACAATTTTGCCGATGTTAAATGCGATTTTTAATAGTTTTACATTTGTATTTTTATTGGCAGCATTGTTCTCTATTATTAAGAAGAATGTAAAGATGCATCGAGGTTTTATTCTTGCAGCATTTACAACAACATTGTTATTTTGTGTTTCTTATTTAACGTATCATTACTTAGCACCAGCGACGCATTTCGGCGGAGAAGGGATAATTAAATATGTGTACTTTATTATTTTAATTACGCATATTTTCCTTGCAGCAATTATTGTACCACTTGCATTGTTCGCACTTGTATATGGTTTTACAAATCAATTGACTCGTCATCGTAAGATTGTACGTTGGACGATGCCAATTTGGTTATATGTAAGTCTTTCAGGTGTTATTGTTTATTTAATGATTTCGCCGTATTATCAATAA
- a CDS encoding exodeoxyribonuclease III yields the protein MKLISWNVNGLRAVIAKGGFIEYLEEVDADVFCLQEIKLQSGQIDLNPEGYYVYWNYAVKKGYSGTAVFSKKEPLSVTYGLGIEEHDQEGRLITLEFEDFYMLTLYTPNAKRGLERLDYRMEWEDAFLSYIKQLDKKKPVIFCGDLNVAHKEIDLKNPKTNRKNPGFSDQEREKFTRILDEGFIDTYRYLYPDREGAYSWWSYRMNARVKNIGWRLDYFVVSERLKNKIVDAKINSEIMGSDHCPVELNMEL from the coding sequence ATGAAATTAATTTCGTGGAATGTAAATGGTTTACGAGCAGTCATTGCAAAGGGTGGTTTTATAGAATATTTAGAGGAAGTGGATGCGGATGTTTTTTGTTTACAAGAAATTAAATTGCAGAGTGGACAAATTGATCTAAATCCTGAAGGGTACTATGTATACTGGAATTATGCCGTGAAAAAAGGTTATTCAGGTACTGCCGTTTTCTCAAAAAAAGAACCGCTTTCTGTTACATATGGCTTAGGAATTGAAGAGCACGACCAAGAGGGAAGACTAATTACACTAGAATTTGAAGATTTTTATATGCTAACCCTCTATACGCCAAATGCGAAAAGAGGCTTAGAACGTTTAGATTATCGAATGGAATGGGAGGATGCCTTTTTATCGTATATTAAACAATTAGATAAAAAGAAACCTGTTATTTTTTGTGGGGATTTAAATGTAGCACATAAAGAAATTGATTTGAAAAATCCAAAAACAAATCGGAAAAATCCAGGGTTTTCAGATCAAGAAAGAGAAAAGTTCACCCGAATTTTGGATGAAGGATTTATCGATACATACCGCTATTTATATCCTGATAGAGAAGGGGCTTATTCATGGTGGTCATATCGTATGAATGCAAGGGTGAAAAACATTGGTTGGCGCTTGGATTATTTTGTCGTCTCTGAAAGATTAAAAAATAAAATTGTTGATGCGAAGATCAATAGTGAAATAATGGGCTCAGATCATTGTCCTGTTGAATTGAATATGGAATTGTAA
- a CDS encoding ABC transporter ATP-binding protein, which produces MSVLSTKNLETSYEKFTVFRDLNVEIQEGKVTTIIGPNGCGKSTLLKTMGRILKQKSGKVYLQGQDLHMIPTKQIAKQLALLPQNPIAPGELKVEELISYGRYPHRNNVNKISSQDKEIIEWAMDITKTTAFRKRQIANLSGGQRQKVWLAMALAQETEVLLLDEPTTYLDMSHQLEVLQIVERLNRDHNCTVVMVLHDINHAARFSNEIIAMKEGKIITTGSPVDIITNEVLKSVFQIDARVMIDPYNGAPVCFGYDSVFQEENTEIYVTS; this is translated from the coding sequence GTGAGTGTCCTAAGTACAAAGAATTTAGAAACAAGCTACGAGAAATTTACTGTGTTTCGTGATTTAAATGTAGAAATACAAGAGGGAAAAGTAACGACAATTATTGGACCAAATGGATGCGGAAAATCTACTTTGTTAAAAACAATGGGACGAATTTTAAAACAAAAAAGTGGAAAAGTATATTTGCAAGGACAGGACTTACATATGATTCCTACAAAACAGATTGCGAAGCAGCTAGCATTACTTCCGCAAAATCCAATTGCTCCAGGAGAATTGAAGGTGGAAGAGCTAATTTCTTACGGGCGATATCCACATCGTAACAATGTGAATAAAATATCATCTCAAGATAAAGAAATCATTGAATGGGCGATGGATATTACAAAAACGACTGCTTTTCGCAAAAGACAAATTGCGAATTTATCAGGTGGACAAAGACAAAAAGTATGGCTAGCAATGGCTTTAGCACAAGAAACGGAAGTTCTATTATTAGATGAGCCAACTACATACCTCGATATGTCTCATCAATTAGAAGTATTACAAATCGTTGAACGATTAAACAGGGATCATAACTGTACAGTTGTTATGGTTTTACATGATATTAATCATGCGGCACGATTTTCAAATGAGATTATTGCAATGAAAGAAGGAAAAATCATTACAACGGGAAGTCCAGTAGATATTATTACAAATGAAGTGCTAAAAAGTGTATTTCAAATTGATGCACGTGTCATGATAGATCCATATAATGGTGCTCCTGTATGTTTTGGTTATGATAGTGTATTTCAAGAAGAGAATACTGAAATATATGTAACTAGTTAA
- a CDS encoding bifunctional transcriptional activator/DNA repair enzyme AdaA: MQNERLQFQTSVNHLTDERWQAIIHNDSSYDDKFFYAVKTTGIFCRPSCKSRTPNKDNVRIFLNAKQAISEKFRPCKRCKPNGLKLPNEDWVTQIIEYIDNNYNEPLTLEILADMCHGSPYHLQRTFKQIKGITPQEYIQQLRISKAMQYLTNTNQTIIEIGFAVGIPNTAHFATLFKKKTGYTPTEFRNTNHINEGR, encoded by the coding sequence ATGCAAAATGAGAGATTACAATTCCAAACAAGTGTAAATCATTTGACGGATGAACGCTGGCAAGCGATTATACACAACGATTCTTCTTATGATGACAAATTTTTTTACGCTGTAAAGACAACAGGTATTTTTTGCCGCCCATCATGTAAATCTAGAACACCTAACAAAGACAATGTACGAATTTTTCTCAATGCAAAACAAGCAATATCCGAAAAATTCCGTCCTTGTAAACGTTGTAAGCCAAATGGATTAAAATTACCTAATGAAGATTGGGTAACTCAAATTATAGAGTACATTGATAACAATTATAACGAACCATTAACTCTTGAAATACTTGCAGATATGTGTCACGGCAGCCCCTATCATTTACAGCGTACTTTTAAGCAAATAAAAGGTATCACTCCGCAAGAGTATATACAACAATTAAGGATTTCTAAAGCTATGCAGTATCTTACAAATACAAATCAAACAATTATAGAAATAGGTTTTGCTGTAGGTATCCCCAATACTGCACATTTTGCAACATTATTTAAAAAGAAAACAGGGTATACTCCTACTGAATTTCGAAACACAAATCATATAAACGAGGGAAGATAA
- a CDS encoding CsxC family protein: MMNKPWIANKPWIGNKPIDKIFSKHKISTELKGGKNALSWIGIEENSFSESEVEESSPTTSIVKIPVVLAERTIQVVVEANISLDPLAIEIKRVLKNVVLTHCKLVPVAFTSVPGTNYRRVTRAKLFVEGYIRNNIEYVADQCNGLLYSRIVNISFSRFLDLTAGDFIIQPLLVAFLDTTSYLINPKGGYLPQLDTNSFGNYNKQPYCELVRANFYEFDFSPCLTNLNESCSKLRKTIVLDLTLNILQVQQVQV; this comes from the coding sequence ATGATGAATAAACCGTGGATCGCTAATAAACCATGGATCGGTAATAAACCAATAGATAAAATTTTTTCTAAGCATAAAATAAGCACTGAGCTGAAGGGGGGAAAAAATGCCCTCTCATGGATTGGAATAGAAGAAAATTCATTTTCAGAGAGTGAAGTGGAAGAAAGTTCACCGACAACATCAATTGTAAAAATCCCGGTTGTATTAGCAGAGAGAACAATTCAAGTTGTTGTAGAAGCAAATATTTCATTGGATCCTTTGGCAATCGAAATTAAACGTGTGTTGAAAAATGTAGTTTTAACACACTGTAAGTTAGTTCCTGTAGCGTTTACGTCGGTACCAGGTACCAATTATCGCCGAGTCACAAGAGCAAAATTATTTGTAGAGGGCTATATTCGAAATAACATTGAATATGTTGCTGATCAGTGTAATGGATTATTGTATAGTCGGATTGTTAATATTTCGTTTTCTAGATTCCTAGATTTGACAGCAGGTGATTTTATAATACAGCCTTTATTGGTAGCTTTTTTAGATACTACATCCTACTTGATTAATCCTAAGGGTGGCTATTTACCCCAGTTAGATACAAATTCTTTTGGGAATTATAATAAACAACCGTATTGTGAATTAGTCAGAGCTAATTTTTATGAGTTTGATTTTTCACCATGTTTAACAAACTTGAACGAGTCATGTAGCAAACTTCGTAAAACAATCGTACTAGATCTTACTTTGAACATCTTACAAGTACAGCAAGTACAAGTTTAA
- a CDS encoding HU family DNA-binding protein produces the protein MNKTELIKNVAQTAEISQKEATVVVQSVVESITNTLAAGEKVQLIGFGTFEVRERAARTGRNPQTGEEMQIAASKVPAFKAGKELKEAVK, from the coding sequence ATGAATAAAACAGAATTAATTAAAAATGTAGCACAAACAGCTGAAATTTCTCAAAAAGAAGCTACTGTAGTTGTACAATCTGTAGTAGAATCAATCACAAATACTTTAGCTGCTGGTGAAAAAGTACAACTTATCGGATTCGGTACATTCGAAGTTCGTGAAAGAGCTGCTCGTACAGGCCGCAACCCACAAACAGGTGAAGAAATGCAAATTGCAGCTTCAAAAGTACCTGCATTTAAAGCTGGTAAAGAATTAAAAGAAGCAGTAAAATAA
- a CDS encoding formate/nitrite transporter family protein — MSVYTPQEITELAANSGQKKALLPLLPMLILGFFGGAFIALGYLLDIHVIGTMPKSWGSFTSFLGAAVFPIGLILVILAGGELVTGNMMTVSIAWFSKKIPFSKVLKNLLIVTVSNFFGAVFVAYFFGHIVGLTEGQFLAKTLSIAQAKLHDTPLQAFVSAIGCNWLVCLAVWLSMGSKEFAGRVIGIWFPVMTFVAIGFQHVVANMFVIPAAIFAGHLTWMEYLPNFIVVFFGNLVGGMLFVALPYFLAYKKREQSTNKTTELKKKSVTA, encoded by the coding sequence ATGTCTGTCTATACACCACAAGAGATTACTGAATTGGCCGCGAATTCAGGTCAAAAAAAAGCACTTTTACCGCTACTACCTATGTTGATTTTAGGATTTTTTGGCGGCGCTTTCATCGCGTTAGGTTATTTACTTGATATTCACGTCATTGGAACAATGCCAAAATCTTGGGGTTCCTTTACTAGTTTTCTAGGAGCCGCTGTTTTCCCTATCGGCCTAATTCTAGTTATTCTTGCCGGTGGTGAACTAGTGACCGGTAATATGATGACCGTATCTATCGCTTGGTTTTCAAAAAAAATTCCTTTCTCTAAAGTATTAAAAAATTTACTAATTGTTACAGTCAGTAATTTTTTTGGTGCTGTATTTGTAGCTTATTTTTTTGGCCACATCGTTGGATTAACAGAGGGACAATTTTTAGCAAAAACTTTATCTATCGCTCAAGCAAAACTACATGATACACCATTACAGGCATTTGTCTCTGCTATTGGATGTAACTGGCTTGTTTGCCTAGCAGTTTGGCTCAGTATGGGTAGCAAAGAATTCGCAGGAAGAGTGATTGGTATTTGGTTTCCCGTTATGACTTTCGTTGCAATTGGCTTCCAACACGTTGTTGCCAATATGTTCGTTATACCAGCCGCTATCTTTGCAGGGCATCTAACTTGGATGGAATACTTACCAAATTTCATTGTCGTCTTCTTTGGAAACTTAGTCGGCGGTATGCTATTTGTAGCGCTCCCTTACTTCTTAGCTTATAAGAAACGAGAGCAGTCAACGAACAAAACAACTGAATTAAAGAAAAAATCTGTAACTGCTTAA
- a CDS encoding metal-sensing transcriptional repressor, translating to MNHNENEAGTTHRSQKEKEQIINRLKRIEGQVRGIQNMIENDRYCVDILVQISAINAAMKKVGMGVLKNHTSHCVSGAIKNGNGDEAIEELMTVFERFSKA from the coding sequence ATGAATCATAATGAAAATGAAGCAGGTACTACGCATAGATCGCAAAAAGAAAAAGAACAAATTATAAATAGATTAAAGAGAATTGAAGGACAAGTTCGTGGTATTCAAAATATGATTGAAAATGATCGGTATTGTGTCGATATTTTGGTGCAAATTTCAGCTATTAATGCAGCGATGAAAAAAGTAGGAATGGGTGTACTTAAGAATCATACGAGTCATTGTGTTTCGGGTGCCATTAAAAATGGTAATGGAGATGAAGCGATTGAAGAGTTAATGACAGTATTTGAGAGATTCTCAAAGGCCTAA
- a CDS encoding BC_2427 family protein — protein sequence MNKLWISNKMIDEIFSEHKIISELEVEESSPSEIRMEENLFSESEVEESSPSEIEMEENLFSEIEREDNSPPELKEGRLARLMTVKIPFSTIAEVADFLISPIVSSTNEEVFAFQNEENETFRELDTKLLATVHHYNEQPYCRLISSKLFEKRIFLEFSSENYIKHSGENQLEQSLWVPIHNLNLKQRNEKKSSNYVTTKLPVEIGKYKTEISLEERVMFQEEVEIKEVLQEIVLTDSKFFSQKVLKSKENSVTIEKGKLLVEGYVVQRIEYTMGCSNEQNGLVRYQLLQKIVLELIVQILQEQEVQVEIM from the coding sequence ATGAATAAGCTATGGATTAGTAATAAAATGATAGATGAAATTTTTTCTGAGCATAAAATAATCTCGGAGCTGGAAGTGGAAGAAAGTTCACCTTCAGAGATCAGGATGGAAGAAAATCTATTTTCAGAGAGTGAAGTGGAAGAAAGTTCACCTTCAGAGATCGAGATGGAAGAAAATCTATTCTCAGAGATCGAGAGGGAAGATAATTCACCTCCTGAATTAAAAGAAGGAAGATTAGCACGTCTCATGACAGTGAAAATACCATTTTCCACCATTGCTGAAGTGGCTGATTTTTTAATCTCTCCTATTGTGAGTAGTACGAATGAAGAAGTATTTGCATTTCAAAACGAAGAGAATGAAACATTTCGTGAGTTAGATACAAAGTTGTTAGCTACGGTACATCATTATAACGAACAGCCATATTGTCGTTTAATTTCTTCAAAGCTTTTTGAAAAGAGGATTTTTCTAGAATTTTCGAGTGAGAATTATATAAAACATAGCGGGGAAAATCAGTTAGAGCAATCTTTATGGGTTCCTATACACAATTTGAATTTAAAGCAGAGAAACGAGAAAAAAAGCAGTAACTATGTAACGACGAAACTGCCAGTTGAAATAGGGAAGTATAAAACGGAAATTAGTTTAGAAGAAAGAGTGATGTTTCAAGAAGAAGTAGAAATTAAAGAAGTTTTACAAGAAATTGTTTTGACAGATAGTAAATTTTTTTCTCAAAAAGTTCTAAAATCAAAAGAGAATTCAGTAACAATTGAAAAAGGGAAGTTGTTGGTAGAAGGCTATGTTGTGCAGCGAATTGAATATACAATGGGGTGTTCTAATGAGCAAAATGGATTAGTTAGGTATCAGTTACTGCAAAAAATAGTGCTTGAGTTAATCGTTCAAATATTGCAAGAACAAGAAGTACAAGTGGAAATCATGTAA
- a CDS encoding methylated-DNA--[protein]-cysteine S-methyltransferase encodes MASKTNQIIYWTLFIHKNWHMYIAATSTGLCFVGSQHQNLEELITWAKKRFPRPTFVQDTLELQPYIQELIEYLDKKREVFTCLIDVHGTPFQLAIWNTLREIPYGKTYSYSDIAQLIQKPKSVRAVGTAIGANPLLITIPCHRVIGKNGKLSGFRGGLAMKKELLTLEKTIL; translated from the coding sequence ATGGCATCTAAAACAAACCAAATTATATATTGGACGCTATTTATTCATAAAAATTGGCATATGTATATTGCCGCAACATCAACTGGACTATGCTTTGTAGGGTCTCAGCATCAAAATTTGGAAGAGTTAATAACTTGGGCGAAAAAACGTTTTCCAAGACCTACTTTTGTTCAAGACACCTTAGAGCTACAACCATATATTCAAGAACTAATAGAGTACCTAGACAAAAAACGTGAAGTATTTACATGCCTCATTGATGTTCACGGAACGCCTTTCCAATTAGCTATTTGGAATACCTTACGTGAAATTCCTTATGGGAAAACCTATTCCTATTCAGATATTGCACAGCTTATTCAAAAACCAAAATCAGTACGCGCTGTAGGCACGGCGATTGGAGCCAATCCTTTACTAATTACAATCCCTTGCCATCGTGTGATTGGAAAGAACGGAAAACTATCTGGTTTTAGAGGCGGATTAGCAATGAAAAAAGAATTGTTGACACTAGAAAAAACAATACTGTAG
- a CDS encoding iron ABC transporter permease, with the protein MHRDSWQRYMVTFSVILFLVIVAIYISLTNGTFDMTVMDVIRTIFRINPVPEHDLVIFDFRLPRIVIAALVGLGLGVAGAAIQGVTRNGLADPGILGINAGAGAAIVVFMFFFQGQIKSTDWFSIMLMPLFGLVGGLGSAILIYTFSWKNGRLDSQRLLLTGIAIGYGLSSFSVYLSLKMKATDFEMAAVWVSGSIYNANWKYIIAMLPWLIILVPIIKRKAYLLDMFQLEETSIKSLGISVEKEKSILLLSGIGLVSACVSVSGSIGFIGLMAPHIAKRLVGIHHNHVIPVCGAIGMLLVIASDFIAKTIFAPAELPVGIVISIVGVPYFLYLLYKAKA; encoded by the coding sequence ATGCATAGAGATTCATGGCAGCGTTATATGGTCACATTTAGTGTGATCCTGTTTTTAGTTATAGTTGCAATTTATATTAGTCTAACAAATGGTACGTTTGATATGACAGTTATGGATGTAATTCGGACGATCTTTCGAATAAACCCCGTGCCTGAACATGATTTAGTTATATTTGATTTTAGGCTTCCGAGAATCGTAATTGCAGCATTAGTAGGGCTTGGTCTTGGCGTTGCGGGAGCTGCTATTCAAGGGGTTACACGAAATGGATTGGCTGATCCAGGTATTTTAGGCATTAATGCAGGGGCAGGAGCAGCAATTGTTGTCTTTATGTTTTTCTTTCAAGGACAAATTAAGAGTACAGACTGGTTCTCTATTATGCTTATGCCGTTATTTGGTTTAGTTGGGGGACTTGGTTCTGCCATCTTAATTTATACGTTTTCTTGGAAAAATGGAAGGTTAGATTCACAGCGCCTTTTATTAACAGGAATAGCAATTGGTTATGGTCTCAGTTCTTTCTCTGTATATTTATCTTTGAAAATGAAAGCTACTGATTTTGAAATGGCAGCAGTTTGGGTCTCGGGGAGCATATATAATGCAAATTGGAAATATATTATTGCGATGTTGCCATGGTTAATTATTTTAGTGCCTATTATAAAAAGAAAAGCATATTTACTTGATATGTTTCAACTAGAAGAGACGAGTATAAAAAGCTTAGGAATTTCAGTCGAAAAAGAGAAATCCATTTTATTATTAAGCGGTATTGGATTAGTGAGTGCTTGTGTTTCTGTTTCAGGAAGCATTGGATTTATTGGACTCATGGCACCCCATATTGCGAAACGTCTGGTGGGTATTCATCATAATCATGTAATTCCCGTGTGCGGCGCAATTGGAATGCTACTGGTAATTGCTTCGGACTTTATTGCAAAAACTATTTTTGCACCAGCGGAATTACCAGTTGGGATTGTAATTTCCATTGTTGGTGTACCATACTTCCTATATTTGTTATATAAAGCGAAGGCGTAA
- the copZ gene encoding copper chaperone CopZ, with amino-acid sequence MEQLTLQVEGMSCGHCVNAIEGSVVALNGVEQVKVHLDEGTVEVKIDSSVVTLKDIIVAIEDQGYEVQ; translated from the coding sequence GTGGAACAGTTAACATTACAAGTTGAAGGTATGTCTTGTGGTCATTGTGTAAACGCAATTGAAGGAAGTGTAGTAGCTTTAAACGGAGTAGAACAAGTGAAAGTGCATTTAGATGAAGGGACTGTTGAAGTGAAAATAGATTCTTCAGTAGTTACTCTTAAAGATATAATTGTTGCAATTGAAGATCAAGGTTATGAAGTCCAATAA
- a CDS encoding iron-hydroxamate ABC transporter substrate-binding protein, whose product MNKKLFTLGMVTVLSMGLAACNSADKSSGEQKQQTKATETKKDEKQKITYLGKEYTVPAKVTKIATASLESMEDAAVLGVKPVAAITVGGKIPDYLSKDLKGAESIGEKMQPNFETLLKLKPDVITSSSKFPAETAEKFTKVAPTFPVSHISTHWEDNLKLMGELTGKKDKAEKIIKDYKADVAKTKEKVADKLKDKKVVVIRLREGSINLYPEDVYFNPVIYKDLGLTAPEAIKAVKKQEKIALEKFAEMNPDYIFVQFEGSENKDNPKALEDLQSNPIWQSINAVKNKKVFVNAVDPMAQGGTAWSKTAFLKAAEKNLSK is encoded by the coding sequence ATGAACAAGAAATTATTTACACTAGGAATGGTTACAGTATTAAGTATGGGTCTTGCAGCATGTAACAGTGCAGATAAAAGTTCAGGAGAACAAAAACAACAAACGAAAGCAACTGAAACGAAGAAAGATGAGAAACAAAAGATTACATACTTAGGTAAAGAATATACAGTGCCTGCAAAAGTAACAAAAATTGCAACAGCTAGTTTAGAATCAATGGAAGATGCAGCCGTACTTGGAGTGAAACCAGTAGCTGCAATTACAGTAGGTGGGAAAATACCTGACTATTTATCTAAAGATTTAAAGGGTGCAGAGTCTATCGGTGAAAAAATGCAGCCGAATTTTGAAACGCTACTGAAATTAAAACCAGATGTTATTACATCTAGTTCGAAATTCCCAGCAGAGACAGCTGAAAAATTTACAAAAGTAGCACCAACATTCCCTGTTTCTCATATTTCAACACATTGGGAAGATAACCTAAAATTAATGGGTGAGCTAACTGGTAAAAAAGATAAAGCGGAAAAAATTATAAAAGATTATAAAGCGGATGTTGCGAAAACGAAAGAAAAAGTAGCAGATAAATTAAAAGATAAAAAAGTTGTTGTTATAAGATTGAGAGAAGGAAGCATTAATCTGTATCCAGAAGATGTTTATTTCAATCCAGTAATTTATAAAGATTTAGGTTTAACGGCTCCTGAAGCGATTAAAGCAGTTAAAAAGCAAGAAAAAATTGCTTTAGAAAAGTTTGCAGAAATGAATCCAGATTATATCTTTGTTCAATTTGAAGGGAGCGAAAATAAAGATAATCCGAAAGCGTTAGAAGATTTACAAAGTAATCCAATTTGGCAAAGTATTAACGCTGTAAAAAATAAAAAAGTATTCGTAAACGCTGTTGATCCGATGGCGCAAGGTGGTACAGCTTGGAGTAAAACAGCTTTCTTAAAAGCTGCAGAAAAAAACTTATCCAAATAA
- a CDS encoding iron ABC transporter permease yields MRKINSVPIIILCLAPILILVTIMLSILYGAKNIDFTTAWNALFHFDSGNVNHNIIITSRLPRVVGALLVGAFLAISGALMQGMTRNYLASPSIMGVTEGSVFVITICMVFIPGMSSVSMILYSMLGSALGAGIVFGFGSLLRNGLSPVRLAIIGTVIGTFLNSAAIAIASYFQLSQNVSFWYNAKLDQINLNILKSAIPFGIIGIVLALVISKSITILSLGEEVSINLGQRTKLVKVAAILSVVCLTGTAVAVVGKVGFVGLIIPHITRFLIGVDYRWVVPCAGVIGGVFLALCDVLSRFINYPFETPIGVVTSLIGVPFFLYLIRTRGGEKHA; encoded by the coding sequence ATGAGGAAAATAAACTCGGTACCAATAATCATTTTATGTTTAGCTCCCATATTAATTTTAGTAACAATCATGTTGTCTATTTTATATGGGGCAAAAAACATTGATTTTACAACAGCTTGGAATGCACTATTTCATTTTGATTCAGGGAATGTAAACCATAACATTATTATCACTTCTCGCCTGCCGAGGGTTGTGGGGGCATTATTAGTCGGAGCTTTTCTAGCAATATCAGGAGCACTTATGCAGGGGATGACAAGAAACTATCTTGCATCCCCTTCTATTATGGGTGTGACAGAGGGGTCAGTTTTTGTTATTACGATTTGCATGGTATTTATTCCAGGGATGTCTTCAGTGAGTATGATACTATATTCTATGCTTGGTTCGGCATTAGGAGCGGGAATTGTTTTTGGATTTGGTTCATTGCTTCGAAATGGATTATCGCCGGTTCGTTTAGCCATCATAGGAACTGTTATAGGAACATTTTTAAATAGTGCGGCAATAGCAATTGCATCTTACTTCCAACTTTCTCAAAATGTTAGTTTTTGGTACAATGCGAAATTAGACCAAATTAATCTAAATATATTAAAATCAGCTATTCCATTTGGAATTATTGGTATTGTTTTGGCACTTGTGATTTCAAAATCTATTACAATTCTCTCGTTAGGAGAAGAGGTTTCTATTAATTTGGGCCAACGTACAAAACTTGTGAAAGTTGCTGCAATCCTATCTGTTGTGTGCTTAACAGGTACTGCTGTAGCTGTAGTTGGAAAAGTGGGTTTTGTAGGATTAATTATCCCTCATATTACTCGTTTTTTAATTGGAGTAGACTATAGGTGGGTTGTACCGTGTGCTGGTGTAATAGGTGGAGTCTTTCTTGCTTTATGCGATGTATTGAGTAGATTTATAAATTATCCATTTGAAACACCAATAGGGGTCGTTACTTCATTGATTGGAGTTCCTTTCTTCCTTTATTTAATTCGAACAAGAGGAGGAGAGAAACATGCATAG
- a CDS encoding alpha/beta hydrolase, producing MNTSIEKKDVTISGAEQWKMYSKNGNREYQIYISKPKQSAPNQGYPVIYVLDGNAFFQTFQEAIKIQSVRAEKTGVAPSIIVGVGYPVEGAFAASERCYDFTPSVPSKDAPPKPDGNPWPKSGGANEFLAFLQDELKPKIEKDFEIDREKQTLFGHSLGGLFALHVLFTNINAFQNYFISSPSIWWNNQSVLEKEVEFINELGRASSEVGVFLTVGALEREHMVRDANALSERLLNLQHNKFRFAFYEAEGENHASVVPTALSRALRFIK from the coding sequence ATGAATACTAGTATTGAAAAAAAAGATGTTACCATTTCTGGTGCAGAGCAATGGAAGATGTATTCGAAAAATGGGAATCGAGAATATCAAATTTATATTTCAAAGCCAAAACAATCTGCTCCAAACCAGGGATACCCTGTAATTTATGTATTAGATGGAAATGCATTTTTTCAAACGTTCCAAGAAGCTATTAAGATTCAGTCGGTAAGAGCAGAAAAAACAGGAGTTGCGCCATCTATAATTGTTGGCGTTGGCTATCCGGTAGAAGGAGCTTTTGCAGCTTCTGAAAGATGTTATGATTTTACTCCTTCCGTACCTTCTAAGGATGCACCGCCAAAGCCTGATGGAAACCCGTGGCCTAAGTCGGGGGGAGCGAATGAATTTTTAGCATTTCTTCAAGATGAATTGAAGCCAAAAATTGAAAAGGATTTTGAGATTGATCGAGAAAAACAAACATTATTTGGACATTCACTCGGTGGATTATTTGCTTTACATGTATTGTTTACAAATATAAATGCCTTTCAAAATTATTTTATCAGTAGCCCATCTATTTGGTGGAATAACCAGTCTGTTCTTGAAAAGGAAGTAGAATTTATAAATGAATTGGGCAGAGCGAGTTCTGAAGTGGGAGTCTTTCTGACAGTGGGAGCATTAGAAAGAGAGCATATGGTTCGAGATGCGAATGCATTATCAGAGCGTTTACTGAATTTGCAACATAATAAATTTCGATTTGCATTTTATGAAGCTGAGGGAGAGAATCATGCATCGGTAGTACCAACAGCTTTGAGTAGAGCGCTAAGGTTTATTAAATAA